GTTTGGTGGATGACTGAAGCCATCGCACTTCCTGCTACGGCTTTGCTTCCTATGGTGCTTTTTCCAATATTTGGCGTAGATAGTTTTAGAGCCGTGGCTGCTCCTTATGCTTCTGATACTATCTATCTTTTTATGGGTGGTTTTGTTTTAGCGCTTGCTATGCAAAAATGGAATTTGCATACCAGAATAGCCCTTGGCATAGTATCGTTAGTTGGAACAAGCCCTAGAAAACTAGTCGGCGGATTTATGATAGCAACCGGCTTTTTATCCATGTGGGTAAGCAACACAGCCACCGCCATAATGATGCTTCCTGTTGGCCTTAGCGTCCTTCACCTTGTAAACACCCTAACTAACAAAAACGATACCGTCTCTATAGAAGATGATATGAGAAATATCGATGAATTTTCTATCAAAGGCACACAAGGAGGCGTTGTCAATACAGCCTTTCATAAAGGTAGAGATATAGTAAAAGAGATAAAAGACAAAACAACAGCTTATAGCTCAAATTTCGGGATATCTCTTATGCTAGGTATAGCCTACTCGGCATCTATAGGCTCTATGGGAACTATCATAGGCACTCCTCCAAACACCCTACTTGTAGCATATATGAAGAATGAATTTAATATAGAAATAGGCTTTTTTGAGTGGATGTTAGTAGGTGTTCCGCTAAGCATTATCATGCTTTTTGTGTGCTGGTTTGTTTTAACCTGTGTTTTATTTAAACCCGAAATTAGCGAGATACCAAACGGTAAGGCTGTTATAAAAAATGAGCTTAAAAAGCTTGGTAAGATAAGCAGACCTGAAATTTTAGTCGGAGTTGTATTTTTATTAGCAGCAACTAGTTGGATAGGACTTGGTTTTGTGCTAAAAGGCTTTGGGGTCAAGCTAGCAAGCATTGATGCGATCATTGCCATGAGCACAGCCATACTACTTTTTATCATACCTGCAAATAAAAGCGGAGAGAGGCTGATCGACTGGGATAGTGCCAAGAGGCTTCCTTGGGATATACTTATACTTTTTGGCGGAGGCTTATCACTATCGGCTCAATTTAGCAACACCGGTCTTTCGCTTTGGATAGGGCATCAAGTCTCTGCTCTTGGCGTTATGCCGATAGCTCTTATTATCTTGATCGTAACCGCACTCGTGATTTTCTTAACCGAGATCACATCAAACACGGCAACAGCAGCTGCATTTTTACCTGTTATCGCAGGAGTTAGTATAGGGCTTGGATATACTGGCACAAATGTCATGATATTTACTATACCTGTCGCACTTGCTGCTACTTGCGCATTTATGATGCCTGTAGCCACTCCTCCAAACGCCATCGCATACGGCTCTGGCTATGTCAAACTTAGCTCGATGATAAGAACGGGAATTTGGCTAAATTTAATAGGTGTAGCCTTAATCACCTTTACTACATTATTTATAGCAAAAGCAGTATTTGGTCTTAGCATATAAATTTAACACACCTTAAAAGTCCGAACCGACATTTTCGGACTTTTACCTTTATTTATTAAAATATCTAACTTTGTAGTATAATGTAACTCGCACCTAAATTCTTGATTTGTCAAAAATAAACTTTATATCAATTTCAGTTTTTTTTGATACTCTAACGCTGAAAAATCAACCCAAAAGGAGAAGAAAATGGCAGTAAAAATTACAGATATTTGCATAAGTTGTGGCTCATGTATAGACGAATGCCCAGTAAATGCGATCGTAGATGACTCAGATAACCCAACAGGAGAGGATACATACTACGTATACGCCGATAAATGCGTTGAATGTGTAGGATACAATGATGAACCAGCCTGTGCTTCAGCCTGTCCAACAGACGGCTGCATAGTTTGGGATGCTCCTTATGCTGGTCAACCATCTCGTAGTGAGATCGGCGCAGATCTTAGAGATGGTCATAGCCCGGTTATAGCATAAATTTAGGCCCATTCTATGGGTCTATTTTGTTTTTTAGAATTTTTTTGATATAATTGCCGACTTTATTACGAAACACTTTAAGGAAATTTAAATGCAAAGAACACTTTCTATAATCAAACCAGACGCAGTCAAAAAAAATGTTATAGGCAAGATCGTCGATAGATTTGAAAGCAACGGACTAAGAATCGCGGCAATGAAAAAAATCAGACTAAGCAAATGCGATGCAAAAGCATTTTACGCAGTTCACAGTGAAAGACCATTCTTTAACGATTTAGTTGATTTTATGGTTAGCGGACCTGTTGTTGTTATGGTTCTTGAAGGTGAAAATGCAGTAGCTAAAAACCGCGAACTAATGGGTGCTACAAACCCTAAAGAAGCAGCAGCCGGAACCATCAGAGCAGACTTTGCAGATAGCATAGATGCAAATGCCGTTCATGGAAGCGATAGCCTTGAGAACGCTGTAAATGAGATAAATTTCTTCTTTGCTGCAAGAGAAATTTGCTAAGCAAGAGGTATAAATTTGAAGATAGCATTTGCAAAAGTTGCAAATCAAAATGTAGACTTTGAAATCAAAAGTGAAGAGCTAAATTTCAAAGGACATTTAAAAAGAATAGATCACAAAAACGTAAAATGTTTAGGAAATATCAGTGGAAGCACAGCGCATAACTGCGATAGATGCGGAGCTGACATCTCGTTAGACATAAATGAAAACGTAGATCTTATCGTTAGCGATGGAGTATACACCGACCCCGAAAACGAATTAAGCGATGCGATAGAGTTTTTTGATCATCAGATTGATTTAGAAGAAATTTTAAAAAGCGAAATAGAAGCATTTAAGAGCGACTATTTTTATTGTAAAGATTGTAAAAATTTATAAAGGAGAATAAAATGGCAGTACCAAAGCGAAGAGTTAGCCACACACGTGCAGCAAAACGCAGAACACACTACAAAGTGACACTTCCAATACCTGTTAAAGATAAAGACGGTTCATGGAAAATGCCACACCGTATAAACAAAACAACAGGTGAATACTAAAATATGATACGCATTGCTATTGATGCCATGGGCGGGGATTTCGGCCCCGAACCTATAGTTGCAGGTGTAGTCGAGGCTTTAAAAGACACAAATTTCTCTGCCGTGCTTGTAGGAGATAGCAATGCCATAAAACCTCTTATCCCAACTCATTTATTAAAAAACATAACATTTGTCAAAGCAAACGAAGTCGTTTCTATGTCAGACGGTGCGACTGATGCCTTAAAACGTAAAGATAGCACGATATACAAGTCGATAGAACTGCTTAGAAACAAAGAAGTAGACGCTGTTGTATCAGCCGGCCACAGTGGTGCAACTATGAGCCTAGCTACTTTGCGTGTCGGCAGACTTAAAAATGTCGCGAGACCGGCAATAGCAACTCTCATGCCAAACTCAAAAGACACTACCACTTTAGTGCTTGATGTCGGGGCAAATGTTGATTGTAAAAGCGAACACCTTTTTCAATTTGCCGTTATGGGGGAAGTTTACTCAAAGCAAATTTTAAACAGAGAAACTCCACGCGTAGGACTTTTGTCTAATGGCGAAGAAGCAAGTAAGGGAAATGAGGTAAGTAAAGAAGCTTTTAGCCTTATCTCCAGACTTGACAGCTTTGTAGGCAATGTCGAGGGTAACCAAGTTTTTGACGGAAGCGTCGATGTGGTGGTTTGTGATGGTTTTATAGGAAATATTTTGTTAAAAACCAGCGAAGGTGTCGCGGATGCGATCGGAAAAATCATAAAAAAACAGATCACTAAATCACCTTTGGCGATTGCAGGCTCTGTGCTAATGAAAAAAGTCTTTAAAAAGCTTAAAAAACAAGTTAGCTATGATGAATACGGCGGTGCGCCACTTATAGGCGTAAACGGCTGTGTTATAATTAGTCATGGAAAAAGCAACGCGAAAGCTATCAAAAACGCTGTTTTCCAAGCTATAAATTTTGCAAATTCAGACATTAATAAAACAATAGAAGAAGAACTCTCAAATTTCGTAAGGTAACAAATGCCAAAAGCCTCTTTAATATCAATCGCAGCCTATACTCCAAGTCGCGTTCTATCAAATTTTGATTTAGAAAAAATGGTTGAAACAAGTGACGAATGGATAGTAAAGCGCACGGGCATTAAAGAAAGGCGTATAGCAAAAGATGAGATCACAAGCGATATTGGCACAAAGGCAGGCGAGTTAGCCATTAAGCGTTCTGGGCTTAAAAAAGAACAGATCGACGCTATAATTTGCGCCACCATAAGCCCCGATCATCTTTGTATGCCTTCAACAGCATGTAAGATAGCAGCAAATTTGTCTCTTCCCCACGGAATAACCGCTTTTGACATAAGTGCCGCTTGCACGGGTTTTATATATCTACTTGAGATAGCAAAGTCCCTTGTAGAAAGCGGTGCTAAAAAAAATGTCTTAATCATCGGCGCAGAGAAGTTAAGCTCCGTGGTTGATTATACAGATAGAAGCACTTGCATACTTTTTGGAGACGGAGCCGGTGCGGCTGTTGTTAGCGCAAGCGATGAAAATGAAATTTTAAATGTTCACACAGCAAGCGACGGAACTCAAGGAGAGCTTTTAATCACCCCAGGATGTGGAAGCGCTTTTCCTGCAAGTAAAGAAACTCTTGATAAAAAACTAAATTTCATACATATGGCAGGTAATGAAGTTTTTAAAATAGCTGTTCAAACTCTTACAAAAAGCGTTCTTGACATACTAGAAAAAAACAACCTAACTAGCGATCAAATAGACTTTTTTATACCTCATCAAGCAAATATCCGCATAATCGAAGCGGTAAAACAACGCCTAAATTTTACAGATGAACAGTGCGTTTTAACTGTCGCAAAATACGGCAATACAAGCTCGGCTTCTATTCCGATGGCGATAAACGACGCATATGAAGACGGTCGTATCAAAAACGGCTCTATGTTACTGCTTGACGCATTTGGTGGCGGGTTCACATGGGGTTCTGCAATACTAAAATTCGGTGGCAAAAACTACTGCGATCTTAACGCTTAAAAAGCGTTACACAAATTTAACCTTTAGATAGCTTTCATATATTTTAATCAAAAGCTTAGTCCCTGAAATTTTACTCAGGAACTAAACACCGTAAATATCGATTTAAACCTTAAACTGTGAAACCTTGCCGTCAAGCATTGCGCCCATATCTTGCAAATGTTTTGCCGCGGTACCTATTTCCTCTACGGCTCTTGCGTTTTCGCCTGAAAGGGCATTTGTTTTTGTGATATTTTCTATCATTAAATTTATCTGCTTAGCGACCTCAGCGTAATTACATATAAAATTATCGGTAACTCCTATGGCGTATTGCATAGAATTTGCCATTTGAGTTATCTTCTCCTCTACATTTGCAGATAAATTTGCTATATTTTGAATATTTTTCGCATTTTCGTTCATTGCTTCACTTGATTGAGTGGTTGATTGCACTATGATTTTTAGTGTTACATTTATCTCATTTAATGACTTTTGCGTCTTTTCGGCAAGCTTCCTAACCTCATCGGCAACTACGGCAAAACCACGTCCATGTTCACCGGCACGTGCGGCTTCTATAGCAGCGTTTAAGGCAAGCAAATTTGTCTGCTCAGCTATCTCTTCGATAACCGTTAGCACTTGCTTGATATTTTCGGTATCCGTAACAAGTCTTGAAAGTTTATTGGCAAATTCGGTCTCCACCTCGACACTCTTTTGCACTTCCTCGTTTAGTCGTAGGATAGAGTTGTTTGCTTCGCTTATATATGAATTTGATTTAAAAAGCTCGGTCTTGCCGTTTTCACCATCTTTTACAGACTCTTTTAAATTTTGCTGTATTAACATCGCATCTTTGGTTGTGCTGTTTAGTAAGAGTGCACCGTTTTCTACACGGCTTCCCGTGCTTATCGCGCTACTTGAAAGCTCTTGTGAGGTAGATAAATTCTCGCTTGAGAGTCCTTTTATCTCAATTACCATAAGTCTGATTTTTTCTATAAATTTATTTACCTCTTTGCTTACGTTGGCGATCTCATCATCGCCTTTTATTGGCATTTTTCTTGTTAGATCACCATCTTTTGAGGCTAAATTTTGCATATTTTGCGCCATTTGATTGATAGGGTTTGATATGAT
This is a stretch of genomic DNA from Campylobacter sp. RM6914. It encodes these proteins:
- a CDS encoding DASS family sodium-coupled anion symporter, whose translation is MSNPNIPIDRRTNRVELIGLICGIVFAFIVYNIMPGNAGEIATAAANGKVLKVDAMPAVAAIATLMAVWWMTEAIALPATALLPMVLFPIFGVDSFRAVAAPYASDTIYLFMGGFVLALAMQKWNLHTRIALGIVSLVGTSPRKLVGGFMIATGFLSMWVSNTATAIMMLPVGLSVLHLVNTLTNKNDTVSIEDDMRNIDEFSIKGTQGGVVNTAFHKGRDIVKEIKDKTTAYSSNFGISLMLGIAYSASIGSMGTIIGTPPNTLLVAYMKNEFNIEIGFFEWMLVGVPLSIIMLFVCWFVLTCVLFKPEISEIPNGKAVIKNELKKLGKISRPEILVGVVFLLAATSWIGLGFVLKGFGVKLASIDAIIAMSTAILLFIIPANKSGERLIDWDSAKRLPWDILILFGGGLSLSAQFSNTGLSLWIGHQVSALGVMPIALIILIVTALVIFLTEITSNTATAAAFLPVIAGVSIGLGYTGTNVMIFTIPVALAATCAFMMPVATPPNAIAYGSGYVKLSSMIRTGIWLNLIGVALITFTTLFIAKAVFGLSI
- a CDS encoding DUF362 domain-containing protein — encoded protein: MAVKITDICISCGSCIDECPVNAIVDDSDNPTGEDTYYVYADKCVECVGYNDEPACASACPTDGCIVWDAPYAGQPSRSEIGADLRDGHSPVIA
- the ndk gene encoding nucleoside-diphosphate kinase, whose translation is MQRTLSIIKPDAVKKNVIGKIVDRFESNGLRIAAMKKIRLSKCDAKAFYAVHSERPFFNDLVDFMVSGPVVVMVLEGENAVAKNRELMGATNPKEAAAGTIRADFADSIDANAVHGSDSLENAVNEINFFFAAREIC
- a CDS encoding DUF177 domain-containing protein; protein product: MKIAFAKVANQNVDFEIKSEELNFKGHLKRIDHKNVKCLGNISGSTAHNCDRCGADISLDINENVDLIVSDGVYTDPENELSDAIEFFDHQIDLEEILKSEIEAFKSDYFYCKDCKNL
- the rpmF gene encoding 50S ribosomal protein L32, with translation MAVPKRRVSHTRAAKRRTHYKVTLPIPVKDKDGSWKMPHRINKTTGEY
- the plsX gene encoding phosphate acyltransferase PlsX, with protein sequence MIRIAIDAMGGDFGPEPIVAGVVEALKDTNFSAVLVGDSNAIKPLIPTHLLKNITFVKANEVVSMSDGATDALKRKDSTIYKSIELLRNKEVDAVVSAGHSGATMSLATLRVGRLKNVARPAIATLMPNSKDTTTLVLDVGANVDCKSEHLFQFAVMGEVYSKQILNRETPRVGLLSNGEEASKGNEVSKEAFSLISRLDSFVGNVEGNQVFDGSVDVVVCDGFIGNILLKTSEGVADAIGKIIKKQITKSPLAIAGSVLMKKVFKKLKKQVSYDEYGGAPLIGVNGCVIISHGKSNAKAIKNAVFQAINFANSDINKTIEEELSNFVR
- a CDS encoding beta-ketoacyl-ACP synthase III; this translates as MPKASLISIAAYTPSRVLSNFDLEKMVETSDEWIVKRTGIKERRIAKDEITSDIGTKAGELAIKRSGLKKEQIDAIICATISPDHLCMPSTACKIAANLSLPHGITAFDISAACTGFIYLLEIAKSLVESGAKKNVLIIGAEKLSSVVDYTDRSTCILFGDGAGAAVVSASDENEILNVHTASDGTQGELLITPGCGSAFPASKETLDKKLNFIHMAGNEVFKIAVQTLTKSVLDILEKNNLTSDQIDFFIPHQANIRIIEAVKQRLNFTDEQCVLTVAKYGNTSSASIPMAINDAYEDGRIKNGSMLLLDAFGGGFTWGSAILKFGGKNYCDLNA
- a CDS encoding methyl-accepting chemotaxis protein, giving the protein MVIEIKGLSSENLSTSQELSSSAISTGSRVENGALLLNSTTKDAMLIQQNLKESVKDGENGKTELFKSNSYISEANNSILRLNEEVQKSVEVETEFANKLSRLVTDTENIKQVLTVIEEIAEQTNLLALNAAIEAARAGEHGRGFAVVADEVRKLAEKTQKSLNEINVTLKIIVQSTTQSSEAMNENAKNIQNIANLSANVEEKITQMANSMQYAIGVTDNFICNYAEVAKQINLMIENITKTNALSGENARAVEEIGTAAKHLQDMGAMLDGKVSQFKV